A single genomic interval of Microbulbifer variabilis harbors:
- a CDS encoding YqcC family protein: MQAIYSEVADQLLQLEAELRRMALWQEEAPTAEALASREPFCVDTLTLPQWLQFIFLPRMRQLIEGQMPLPQQCGIAPIAEEFFKERGGAEPLIKILKGIDERLQRC; encoded by the coding sequence ATGCAAGCTATTTACTCTGAAGTCGCCGATCAATTGTTACAGCTCGAAGCCGAGTTGCGCCGCATGGCCCTGTGGCAGGAGGAGGCCCCAACAGCGGAAGCCTTAGCCAGCAGGGAACCTTTCTGTGTAGATACCCTGACTCTGCCGCAGTGGTTGCAATTCATCTTTTTGCCGCGTATGCGCCAGCTAATTGAGGGGCAGATGCCGCTACCGCAACAGTGTGGCATAGCGCCAATCGCGGAGGAGTTCTTCAAAGAGAGGGGAGGCGCTGAGCCTCTGATCAAGATTCTCAAGGGCATCGACGAGCGCCTGCAGCGCTGCTGA
- a CDS encoding ATP-dependent zinc protease family protein, whose product MQKFSLLWLLVAVQLLLGCQSLMYPAQSQQGAEPATAQSGQSQGEILQCPEPVEVICAEPEVRVVEKVIERTLEKVVEVPVAKDKLVLGAVEKISIEPSGLVVESVVDTGAPTTTLRAQTLTRFERDGEDWIRIQLALPEVDGKAETSTIELPIKRHIRANRIGFPSQRRPVVEMNLTVGEVTHMVEVSLTDEGRNDIVMVLGRNFLKDAAVVDVSRRNIQGQPRVFGNK is encoded by the coding sequence ATGCAGAAATTTTCCCTTCTGTGGTTATTGGTCGCGGTCCAGTTATTGCTGGGCTGTCAGTCGCTGATGTACCCCGCACAGAGCCAGCAAGGGGCAGAACCCGCTACTGCACAATCGGGCCAATCTCAGGGCGAAATACTCCAGTGCCCAGAGCCTGTGGAGGTGATCTGCGCAGAACCAGAGGTCAGGGTCGTTGAAAAAGTCATCGAACGAACCCTTGAAAAAGTAGTCGAAGTGCCCGTCGCCAAGGACAAACTGGTACTAGGGGCAGTGGAGAAAATCTCTATCGAGCCCTCCGGTCTGGTTGTTGAGTCTGTGGTGGATACCGGTGCGCCGACAACCACCTTGCGCGCCCAGACACTGACACGCTTTGAGCGCGATGGTGAGGACTGGATCAGAATTCAGCTGGCACTGCCGGAAGTGGATGGTAAGGCCGAAACTTCTACCATCGAACTGCCCATCAAACGCCATATCCGTGCGAACCGTATTGGTTTCCCGAGCCAGCGTCGCCCGGTAGTGGAGATGAATCTCACTGTGGGTGAGGTTACTCATATGGTTGAGGTCAGTCTGACGGATGAGGGCCGCAACGATATTGTGATGGTGCTGGGACGCAATTTCCTCAAAGATGCCGCGGTTGTCGATGTGAGCCGGCGCAATATCCAAGGGCAGCCTCGGGTGTTCGGGAATAAATAG
- a CDS encoding inactive transglutaminase family protein produces MSPRVQVYVIAALLALIGAGLTAYKHFELGFPLLPGEYRTVWTIEAKVGFDAEGGPVKAALTLPREQRNMEILGETFSSSGFGFFIARENDEYRAVWTRRSAEGPQSLFYRLDVYQTPGAALEQPLNLSTQVQKPFLGAREQEAVRLAIDSLVKQARERSSDVESFTTQLLFELNDDGNQDRNLVFRHYTDKSLVDVALLMLATADIPAHRIRGLYLEDDRRRLAPEDLLEVYDGQRWIVFEPSSGLPGIPENFFIWQRGGKSLLDLEGGRNSQVTFSVISNDVPARDVSMRSTKGEKEALVDFSIYSLPIEQQSIFKLILLVPVGALVVVLLRIFVGLRTSGTFMPVLLAIAFIETQLLTGLSIFVLILVLGLWVRFYLSRLNLLLVSRIAAVVVTVVLIMGVISVVSYKLGIEQALTVTFFPMIILAWTIERMSIVWEEDGPYEVIVQAGGSLLVAVLAWWVMTNRYVEHWTFNFPELLLVLLAFILVVGNYTGYRLSELMRFRPLIK; encoded by the coding sequence ATGTCGCCGCGCGTTCAAGTTTATGTTATTGCGGCATTGCTCGCATTGATCGGGGCGGGTCTCACCGCTTACAAACATTTCGAATTAGGTTTTCCACTGCTGCCGGGTGAATACCGTACTGTCTGGACCATTGAGGCCAAAGTGGGTTTCGATGCGGAGGGCGGCCCGGTAAAAGCTGCGCTGACTTTGCCCCGTGAGCAACGCAATATGGAAATCCTCGGTGAGACTTTCAGTTCCTCCGGTTTTGGCTTCTTTATAGCCCGGGAAAATGATGAGTATCGGGCAGTTTGGACGCGCCGCTCCGCCGAGGGGCCCCAGTCCCTGTTCTATCGCTTGGATGTGTACCAGACTCCCGGTGCGGCGCTCGAACAGCCTTTGAATCTCAGCACCCAGGTACAGAAACCTTTCCTCGGTGCACGGGAGCAAGAAGCCGTGCGCCTGGCGATTGATTCGTTGGTTAAGCAGGCCCGCGAGCGCTCCTCCGACGTGGAATCTTTCACCACTCAATTGCTGTTTGAGCTGAACGACGATGGTAACCAGGATCGCAACCTGGTCTTCCGCCACTACACCGATAAATCCCTGGTGGATGTCGCTCTGCTGATGCTGGCCACCGCTGATATTCCCGCGCATCGCATCCGCGGCCTCTACCTTGAGGACGACCGTCGCCGCCTTGCTCCAGAGGATCTGCTCGAAGTTTACGATGGTCAGCGCTGGATTGTTTTCGAGCCAAGCAGCGGCTTGCCCGGAATTCCAGAAAACTTCTTTATCTGGCAGCGCGGTGGCAAGAGTCTGCTGGACCTGGAGGGTGGCCGCAATTCGCAGGTGACTTTCTCGGTCATTTCCAATGACGTGCCTGCACGGGATGTCTCCATGCGCAGCACAAAGGGCGAAAAAGAGGCGCTGGTGGATTTCTCCATCTACAGCCTGCCCATCGAGCAACAAAGCATCTTTAAATTGATTTTACTGGTGCCGGTAGGTGCCCTAGTGGTGGTGCTGCTGCGCATCTTTGTCGGCTTGCGCACCTCCGGTACCTTTATGCCGGTACTCCTGGCAATAGCCTTTATTGAAACCCAGCTGCTCACAGGGCTATCAATTTTTGTATTGATCCTGGTGCTCGGATTGTGGGTGCGTTTCTACTTGAGTCGGCTCAATTTGCTCCTTGTGTCGAGGATCGCCGCCGTGGTGGTCACGGTGGTGCTCATTATGGGGGTGATCAGTGTGGTCAGTTATAAGCTCGGAATTGAGCAGGCACTGACGGTGACCTTCTTCCCGATGATTATTTTGGCCTGGACCATTGAGCGCATGTCCATCGTTTGGGAGGAGGATGGCCCCTACGAGGTAATTGTACAGGCCGGCGGCAGCCTGCTGGTGGCTGTTTTGGCCTGGTGGGTGATGACTAACCGCTATGTGGAACACTGGACCTTTAATTTCCCCGAGCTGCTGCTGGTGCTGCTGGCCTTTATCTTGGTTGTGGGTAACTACACCGGTTATCGCCTCAGCGAGCTGATGCGTTTTCGGCCTCTGATCAAGTAG
- a CDS encoding alpha-L-glutamate ligase-like protein gives MLQFSFKHIINKVRGGMVSPMALNEMGILGMNARNINYIARYNDREKFPIVDDKLNTKRAAKRAGIPVPELIAAFETPASRKRVMEVIDPLWKFVIKPARGSGGKGILVIAGRDGDKYKKISGSEVEALDILRHVNNIHSGLYSLGGKPDRVMVEALVDFDPVFQDYSFEGVPDIRVIVFRGFPVMAMLRCSTHSSDGKANLHQGAVGVGIDLATGKSCHAVQRGLRIQHHPDTKMSFGELKVPGWYDLVRLAASCYEMTGLGYLGCDIVLDRERGPLLLEANARPGLAIQVANGVGLRQRLRFIEGLDEEMLEKGVDERVAYSMREFAAEKTL, from the coding sequence ATGCTTCAATTTTCATTCAAGCACATCATCAACAAGGTTCGCGGTGGTATGGTTTCGCCGATGGCCCTGAATGAGATGGGCATACTCGGGATGAATGCACGCAATATCAATTACATTGCGCGCTACAACGATCGGGAAAAATTCCCAATTGTCGACGACAAACTGAACACTAAGCGAGCGGCCAAGCGCGCAGGCATACCAGTACCGGAATTGATCGCAGCCTTTGAAACTCCGGCCAGCCGCAAGCGCGTGATGGAAGTGATCGATCCCTTGTGGAAGTTTGTAATCAAGCCCGCGCGCGGTTCGGGGGGCAAAGGTATCCTGGTCATTGCCGGGCGCGATGGGGATAAGTATAAGAAGATTTCCGGCTCTGAAGTTGAAGCCCTGGATATTCTGCGTCACGTTAACAATATTCACAGTGGCCTCTACAGCCTCGGCGGCAAGCCTGACCGGGTAATGGTGGAGGCTCTGGTGGATTTCGACCCGGTGTTTCAGGATTACTCTTTCGAGGGAGTACCGGATATTCGCGTGATTGTGTTTCGCGGTTTTCCGGTGATGGCAATGCTGCGCTGTTCTACCCATAGCTCCGATGGTAAAGCTAATCTGCACCAAGGCGCTGTAGGAGTGGGTATCGACCTGGCCACAGGCAAAAGCTGCCACGCAGTACAGCGCGGCTTACGCATCCAGCACCACCCGGATACCAAGATGTCTTTCGGTGAGCTGAAGGTTCCGGGTTGGTACGATCTGGTGCGTCTGGCGGCGAGCTGTTATGAAATGACCGGTCTCGGCTATCTCGGTTGCGATATCGTTTTGGATCGCGAGCGCGGTCCGCTATTACTCGAAGCCAATGCTCGTCCCGGTCTCGCAATTCAGGTAGCTAACGGTGTGGGTCTGCGCCAGCGCCTGCGTTTTATCGAGGGGCTGGATGAAGAGATGCTCGAGAAAGGGGTGGACGAGCGGGTGGCGTATTCCATGCGTGAATTCGCTGCGGAAAAAACCCTTTAA
- a CDS encoding acyl-CoA desaturase, with protein MNTASPTSTTKRKCFWVPTVLFASTGFLALTAVPIYGLMVGYHWYQWLAFALLAALCSLSVTAGNHRLWSHRSYKAHWSLRLFFALFSAAALQNSTLTWSAAHRLHHRHIDDNDRDPYSAMRGFWFSHIDWMMHEYPSSHLDYKNVGDLKRDKIVMWQHNHYIPITLSMNLGIPLALGLLTGDVIGMLLLAGVLRIVVNHHTTFLVNSLAHMWGKRPYKNDISARDNIFLNLLVFGEGYHNYHHAFPADYRNGVGWFAYDPTKWMIKLFSWIGITNDLKTPSAVQIQKAKLSVQFSQAEEKLGGSAHREDWLKLLENEAIQFARALENWKNLQLQRAQCRGDKIAEKWRSLAIQNKVKELEFGLKMQSRRLSRLIKQCQTDSATSS; from the coding sequence ATGAATACTGCTTCACCAACATCCACAACCAAGCGCAAATGCTTTTGGGTTCCCACAGTGCTGTTTGCCAGTACAGGTTTCCTGGCCCTGACCGCCGTGCCCATCTACGGGCTGATGGTTGGGTATCACTGGTACCAGTGGCTCGCCTTCGCACTATTAGCCGCCTTGTGCAGTCTCTCGGTAACAGCAGGCAATCACCGGCTCTGGTCTCACAGAAGCTATAAAGCCCACTGGTCTCTACGCCTGTTCTTTGCCTTGTTCAGCGCGGCTGCCCTACAAAACTCCACCCTGACCTGGAGCGCTGCGCACCGCTTGCACCACCGCCATATTGATGACAATGATCGCGACCCCTACTCAGCAATGCGCGGCTTCTGGTTTTCTCATATCGACTGGATGATGCACGAATATCCAAGCAGCCACTTGGATTATAAAAATGTCGGGGATCTGAAGCGGGACAAGATCGTGATGTGGCAACACAATCACTATATCCCCATCACCCTCAGTATGAACCTGGGTATTCCTTTAGCGCTTGGGCTTCTCACCGGCGATGTGATCGGCATGCTATTGCTCGCTGGAGTACTCCGTATCGTAGTCAATCACCACACAACTTTTTTGGTCAACTCTCTGGCGCACATGTGGGGCAAACGCCCCTACAAAAACGATATCAGTGCACGAGATAATATCTTTCTGAACTTGTTGGTTTTCGGTGAGGGATACCACAACTACCACCACGCCTTTCCTGCCGATTATCGCAATGGCGTAGGCTGGTTTGCGTACGACCCAACTAAATGGATGATCAAGCTGTTCAGTTGGATCGGTATCACCAACGACCTAAAAACCCCCTCAGCGGTACAAATACAGAAAGCCAAACTGTCAGTGCAGTTCAGCCAGGCGGAGGAGAAGCTCGGAGGCAGCGCACACCGGGAGGACTGGTTAAAACTATTGGAGAACGAGGCCATACAATTCGCCAGGGCTCTGGAAAACTGGAAAAACCTGCAGTTACAGCGCGCCCAGTGCCGCGGGGATAAGATCGCGGAGAAGTGGCGTTCGCTGGCAATTCAAAACAAGGTTAAGGAGTTAGAGTTCGGCTTGAAAATGCAGAGCCGGCGTCTGAGTAGACTGATAAAGCAGTGCCAGACGGATTCAGCCACATCCTCCTAA
- a CDS encoding hybrid sensor histidine kinase/response regulator, with protein MSEFQNPVPPHLPFLLATPEELHSLDVLELTHQTGRLQGLMMDVDCGLWEWHLNSGAQRAQGDIWHLFADSADRALQGLWSGAELHPVHSDERHRILALRKRIASEGGYFDIAFRAYDISGQMRWLRFCGRATTSADGSEVIAIGTCADYSEALSQRYLTNLPSERPLQALSGVGDGLWEWDLRADEMVLDDACWGILGYEVSPIRSIGRSAAEQWKARILTEDIARVEQSMLDHVRDRLPLDVEFRLWRSDGSLVWVRCRGKAQLDSRGQPVRVFGVLQDVSAGRESQARLERELHQQREENAHRADLLFSLSHELRTPLNAILGYSQMVELDQSLNSDQRQRLGEIRRAGQHLLHLVGDVLELARIDSRRLGPSMESVRPVELVAECKRLLEPLAETRRVSLVYEPLGWESAYICADPVRYKQVVLNLAGNAVKYNRDNGRVIINFTPQAEGWLRLSILDTGKGISPDRRSEVFEPFNRLGEEKGHIEGTGVGLAIAKRLTEAMGGRIDFDSQEGQGSVFWIEFPMIDAPDALMSFSAHPQEPPQLPEGRVLLVDNRPAAADQLKEMLKESPQVQCLIATDVVEAIFIARTQRPDVLLFHSEVPGMSAADLISILQEDIATRAMRFVLVGEKSSGENYPALPAEFDFMQLSRVLAETLGRAGRSV; from the coding sequence GTGTCCGAATTTCAGAACCCCGTTCCGCCCCATCTCCCTTTCCTGCTGGCAACTCCAGAGGAGTTGCACTCTCTGGATGTTCTGGAGCTCACACACCAAACCGGTCGCCTGCAGGGGCTGATGATGGATGTGGATTGCGGCCTGTGGGAGTGGCACCTAAATAGTGGCGCCCAGCGCGCTCAGGGGGATATCTGGCATTTGTTTGCCGATAGTGCTGATCGCGCCCTTCAGGGTCTGTGGTCTGGCGCCGAGTTGCACCCGGTGCATTCTGATGAGCGTCACCGTATTTTGGCGTTACGCAAAAGGATCGCCAGCGAGGGTGGCTACTTCGATATCGCTTTTCGCGCCTACGATATCTCCGGACAAATGCGCTGGTTGCGCTTTTGTGGCCGGGCTACCACCAGTGCTGATGGCAGCGAGGTGATCGCGATTGGCACCTGTGCCGATTATAGCGAGGCACTTTCGCAGCGCTATCTGACCAATCTACCCAGTGAGCGACCGCTGCAGGCGTTGTCCGGGGTGGGAGATGGTTTGTGGGAATGGGATTTACGCGCCGATGAAATGGTACTCGATGACGCCTGTTGGGGGATTCTCGGCTACGAGGTGAGCCCGATTCGTAGTATTGGGCGCTCTGCTGCGGAGCAATGGAAAGCGCGTATTCTCACCGAGGATATAGCCAGGGTGGAACAATCCATGTTGGACCATGTGCGCGACCGGCTGCCCCTGGATGTGGAATTCCGCCTGTGGCGCTCCGATGGCAGCTTGGTATGGGTTCGCTGTCGCGGCAAGGCCCAACTGGACAGCCGTGGTCAACCGGTGCGGGTGTTCGGGGTTTTACAGGATGTTAGCGCTGGACGTGAGAGCCAGGCGCGGCTGGAACGGGAGTTGCACCAGCAACGTGAGGAAAATGCCCATCGAGCCGATCTTTTATTCAGCCTGAGCCACGAGCTGCGGACCCCTCTCAACGCCATTTTGGGATACAGCCAAATGGTGGAACTGGATCAGAGCTTGAACTCCGACCAACGCCAGCGGCTTGGGGAGATTCGCCGAGCGGGTCAACACCTATTGCACCTGGTGGGGGATGTGCTGGAGCTCGCCCGTATCGACAGTCGGCGGCTCGGCCCCTCAATGGAGTCGGTGCGCCCGGTGGAACTAGTGGCCGAATGTAAGCGCCTGCTGGAACCACTGGCGGAGACCCGCCGGGTCAGTCTGGTCTACGAGCCTCTCGGCTGGGAATCCGCCTATATCTGCGCAGACCCAGTTCGTTACAAACAGGTGGTTCTAAACCTCGCCGGCAATGCAGTGAAATACAACCGGGATAATGGCAGGGTCATTATTAATTTCACTCCCCAGGCAGAGGGCTGGCTGCGCTTGAGTATTCTCGATACCGGTAAGGGCATTTCTCCGGATCGGCGCAGCGAGGTGTTCGAACCCTTTAATCGTTTGGGGGAGGAAAAGGGCCATATAGAGGGGACCGGCGTGGGTCTGGCAATTGCCAAGCGGCTCACCGAGGCTATGGGTGGGCGAATCGACTTTGATAGTCAGGAGGGGCAGGGCTCAGTTTTCTGGATCGAATTCCCTATGATCGATGCGCCCGATGCCCTTATGAGCTTTTCTGCTCATCCACAGGAGCCTCCGCAGTTGCCGGAGGGGCGCGTGTTACTTGTGGATAACCGCCCTGCTGCGGCCGACCAGCTAAAGGAAATGCTGAAGGAGAGTCCCCAGGTTCAGTGCCTGATTGCCACCGATGTGGTGGAGGCAATTTTTATCGCGCGAACGCAGCGCCCCGATGTACTGTTGTTTCACAGTGAGGTGCCGGGCATGTCCGCTGCGGACCTAATCTCTATTTTGCAGGAGGATATCGCCACCAGAGCCATGCGCTTTGTACTGGTTGGTGAAAAATCCAGTGGGGAGAACTATCCGGCACTGCCGGCAGAGTTTGACTTTATGCAGTTGTCGCGTGTGCTGGCGGAAACCCTTGGGCGGGCCGGTCGGTCAGTTTAG
- a CDS encoding inositol monophosphatase family protein — protein MEPMLNIALRAARKAGELIERAWERGDLMKFEEKARNDFVTEVDKASEQEIIYHLRKAYPKHSIRAEESGLIEGAEPDYEWIIDPLDGTTNFIHGVPQFAVSIACRYRGRIEHAVVLDPIKREEFTASRGRGAALNGRRIRVSPRQGLRGALIGTGLPFNGPALENIDPYLGALKEIAGQTAGIRRPGAAALDLAYVAAGRFDGFWEMYLNTWDIAAGSLLVKEAGGLISDFRGGEDYLESGNLVCATPKVFKPLVQIVGKHLGSVR, from the coding sequence ATGGAACCCATGCTAAATATTGCCCTGCGCGCGGCGCGCAAGGCCGGAGAATTGATCGAACGGGCCTGGGAGCGCGGCGACCTGATGAAATTCGAGGAAAAGGCGCGCAACGATTTCGTCACCGAAGTGGACAAGGCCAGCGAACAGGAGATTATTTATCACCTGCGCAAAGCCTACCCCAAGCACAGCATCCGCGCTGAAGAGAGCGGCCTGATCGAAGGCGCCGAGCCCGACTACGAGTGGATTATCGACCCTCTCGATGGCACCACCAACTTTATCCACGGCGTACCCCAGTTTGCGGTATCTATCGCCTGCCGCTACCGCGGCCGCATTGAGCACGCGGTGGTACTCGACCCGATTAAGCGCGAAGAATTCACCGCGAGCCGCGGTCGCGGCGCGGCCCTTAACGGCCGTCGCATCCGCGTTTCCCCCCGCCAGGGCCTGCGCGGCGCTCTAATTGGCACCGGCCTACCCTTCAATGGCCCCGCTCTGGAAAACATCGACCCCTACCTGGGCGCTTTGAAAGAGATCGCCGGGCAGACCGCCGGCATCCGCCGCCCCGGCGCCGCCGCACTGGACCTGGCCTATGTAGCGGCCGGACGCTTCGACGGTTTCTGGGAGATGTATCTGAATACCTGGGATATCGCTGCAGGCTCGCTACTGGTCAAAGAGGCCGGCGGTTTGATCAGCGACTTCCGCGGTGGAGAGGACTACCTGGAATCCGGCAATCTGGTCTGTGCCACCCCCAAAGTCTTCAAGCCGCTGGTGCAGATCGTCGGTAAGCACCTGGGCTCCGTGCGCTAA
- the trmJ gene encoding tRNA (cytosine(32)/uridine(32)-2'-O)-methyltransferase TrmJ, translated as MAKSPLDTTPLSALDNVRVVLVNSAHPGNIGGAARALKNMGLSQLYLVAPREFPAANAVWRAAGAAELLDSAVVVDTLEEAVADCGLVVATSARERRIPWPLLTPRQCGERAVAEASSHPVALVFGREDRGLTNEELQACNYHVHIPANPEYSSLNLATAVQVLSYEVRMAALEAEKGGPVSYADWDRPPSKASDMELYFEHLQQALGELGFIDPDNPRQTMTRLRRLYSRVRPDDMELGILRGMLTSIQNYIHRSGGKGRPD; from the coding sequence ATGGCCAAGTCCCCATTAGACACGACTCCGCTCAGTGCGCTCGACAATGTGCGTGTGGTTCTGGTTAACAGTGCCCACCCAGGAAATATTGGCGGCGCGGCGCGCGCCCTGAAGAATATGGGCCTGAGCCAGCTCTATCTGGTTGCACCGCGGGAATTCCCTGCGGCCAATGCCGTGTGGCGCGCCGCCGGTGCGGCGGAGCTGCTCGACAGTGCAGTAGTAGTGGACACCCTGGAAGAGGCGGTGGCAGATTGCGGCCTGGTGGTGGCCACCAGTGCCCGCGAGCGACGTATTCCCTGGCCTCTGCTGACACCGCGCCAGTGCGGTGAGCGCGCAGTGGCCGAGGCCTCCAGCCACCCGGTGGCGCTGGTGTTTGGTCGTGAAGACCGCGGCCTGACCAATGAAGAGCTTCAGGCGTGCAATTACCATGTGCATATTCCGGCCAACCCCGAGTACAGCTCTCTAAACCTGGCGACCGCCGTACAGGTGCTTTCTTATGAGGTGCGTATGGCGGCGCTGGAAGCAGAGAAAGGCGGGCCTGTGAGTTATGCAGACTGGGATCGCCCACCGTCCAAAGCCAGCGATATGGAGCTCTATTTTGAGCACCTCCAGCAAGCTTTAGGTGAACTGGGCTTTATCGATCCGGATAACCCTCGCCAGACTATGACCCGACTGCGCAGGCTGTACAGCCGTGTGCGCCCGGATGATATGGAGCTGGGTATCCTGCGCGGCATGCTCACCTCCATCCAGAACTATATTCACCGCTCTGGTGGCAAGGGGCGCCCAGACTAG
- the iscR gene encoding Fe-S cluster assembly transcriptional regulator IscR, translated as MRLTTKGRYAVTAMLDLALHAERGPISLADISKRQGISLSYLEQLFSRLRQSGLVSSVRGPGGGYRLARDGEEIFVAQIIDAVNESVDATSCGGNADCANGEQCLTHYLWSDLSDQIHGFLSGISLANLVSRAEVQEVARRQDMREAPEERVAVLGGL; from the coding sequence ATGCGTTTAACAACCAAAGGCCGTTATGCGGTAACCGCCATGCTGGATCTGGCGTTGCATGCAGAGCGTGGGCCGATCAGCTTGGCAGATATTTCCAAACGGCAGGGCATCTCCCTGTCCTATCTGGAACAGTTATTTTCCCGCCTACGGCAATCCGGACTGGTGTCCAGTGTGCGCGGCCCCGGCGGTGGTTATCGTCTAGCCCGCGATGGCGAAGAGATTTTTGTGGCTCAGATCATTGATGCAGTCAATGAATCGGTGGATGCCACCAGCTGTGGCGGCAACGCCGATTGCGCCAATGGCGAACAGTGTCTGACCCATTACCTCTGGTCAGACCTGAGTGATCAGATTCACGGTTTCCTGAGCGGAATCAGCCTGGCCAACTTGGTGTCTCGCGCCGAGGTACAGGAAGTGGCACGCCGCCAGGATATGCGCGAAGCGCCGGAAGAGCGGGTCGCCGTACTCGGCGGCTTGTAA
- a CDS encoding IscS subfamily cysteine desulfurase, producing MKLPIYLDYSATCPVDPRVAAKMAEQLTMEGNFGNPASRSHLYGWKAEEAVENARRQVAELINADPREIVWTSGATESDNLAIKGAAHFYQGRGKHIITSKIEHKAVLDTCRQLEREGFEVTYLNPREDGIVTPQQVEEALREDTILVSLMHVNNEIGVINDIAAIGELCRSRKIIFHVDAAQSAGKLPIDLQEMKVDLMSFSAHKIYGPKGIGALYVRRKPRVRLEAQIHGGGHERGMRSGTLPTHQIVGMGEAFRIAKEEMVQEGERLVSLRNRFWDQIKDMEEVHINGSAEQRVPGNLNVSFAFVEGESLIMSLRDLAISSGSACTSASLEPSYVLRALGVNDELAHSSLRFSFGRFTSEQDVDTAAAAVRKAVEKLRELSPLWDMYKDGVDLNKIEWAAH from the coding sequence ATGAAGCTTCCCATCTACCTGGATTATTCAGCTACCTGTCCGGTTGACCCGCGTGTCGCTGCAAAGATGGCAGAGCAGCTGACGATGGAAGGCAACTTCGGTAACCCGGCTTCAAGGTCTCACCTGTACGGCTGGAAAGCCGAAGAGGCGGTGGAAAATGCCCGTCGTCAGGTGGCTGAGCTGATTAATGCTGACCCCCGCGAGATCGTCTGGACCAGTGGTGCCACCGAGTCCGATAACCTGGCGATCAAAGGTGCGGCGCACTTCTATCAGGGCCGCGGCAAGCACATCATCACCTCCAAAATTGAGCACAAGGCAGTACTAGACACCTGTCGCCAGCTGGAGCGTGAAGGCTTCGAAGTAACCTATCTGAATCCCCGTGAAGACGGCATTGTTACCCCGCAACAGGTTGAGGAAGCGCTGCGTGAGGACACCATTCTGGTGAGCCTGATGCACGTGAACAACGAAATCGGTGTAATTAACGATATCGCCGCGATCGGTGAGCTGTGTCGCTCGCGCAAAATTATTTTCCATGTGGACGCGGCGCAAAGCGCAGGCAAACTGCCTATCGACCTGCAGGAGATGAAGGTCGATCTGATGTCCTTCTCCGCCCACAAAATTTACGGCCCCAAAGGTATCGGCGCACTGTATGTACGCCGCAAACCCCGCGTCCGTCTGGAAGCGCAGATACACGGTGGCGGCCACGAGCGCGGTATGCGTTCCGGCACTCTGCCGACTCACCAGATTGTCGGTATGGGTGAAGCCTTCCGCATCGCCAAAGAGGAAATGGTGCAAGAGGGCGAGCGTCTGGTTTCCCTGCGCAACCGCTTCTGGGATCAGATCAAAGATATGGAAGAAGTCCATATCAATGGTTCCGCGGAACAGCGTGTACCGGGCAACTTGAACGTGAGCTTTGCCTTTGTAGAGGGCGAGAGCCTGATTATGTCCCTGCGCGACCTGGCAATTTCCTCCGGTTCCGCCTGTACCTCCGCCAGTCTCGAGCCCAGCTACGTGTTGCGCGCCCTGGGTGTAAACGATGAGCTGGCGCACAGCTCCCTGCGTTTCAGCTTCGGCCGCTTCACCAGCGAGCAGGACGTGGACACCGCCGCGGCCGCCGTGCGCAAGGCAGTGGAGAAACTGCGTGAATTGTCGCCGCTTTGGGATATGTACAAAGACGGTGTGGACCTGAACAAGATTGAATGGGCCGCTCACTAA
- the iscU gene encoding Fe-S cluster assembly scaffold IscU yields MAYSDKVIDHYEHPRNVGRMDDKADNVGTGMVGAPACGDVMRLQIQVNDAGVIEDAKFKTYGCGSAIASSSLLTEWVKGKTIDEAEQIKNTAIAEELALPPVKIHCSVLAEDAIKAAVRNIREKRGESAEAADAPESAAG; encoded by the coding sequence ATGGCCTATAGCGATAAAGTAATTGACCACTACGAACACCCCCGCAATGTCGGGCGCATGGACGACAAGGCGGACAATGTAGGCACCGGTATGGTGGGTGCGCCTGCCTGTGGTGATGTGATGCGCTTGCAGATCCAGGTGAACGACGCGGGTGTGATTGAAGACGCCAAGTTCAAAACCTACGGTTGCGGTTCCGCTATCGCCTCTAGCTCCCTGCTCACTGAGTGGGTGAAAGGTAAGACGATCGATGAGGCGGAGCAGATCAAAAATACCGCTATCGCCGAGGAGCTGGCGCTGCCACCGGTGAAAATTCACTGTTCCGTGCTGGCCGAAGATGCAATCAAGGCCGCTGTACGCAACATCCGTGAAAAGCGCGGTGAGTCTGCCGAAGCCGCTGACGCGCCGGAATCCGCCGCAGGTTAA